In Acidimicrobiales bacterium, one DNA window encodes the following:
- a CDS encoding M20 family metallopeptidase, with product MRAHVDRDRVVELTRLLVSVDTRNPPGHEGPIEDTVREALERWHPEWTRLEPTSGRLSLVARIPHKRGPGGDRPCLIVNGHLDVVPVNESAWSTDPFDPQVSDGRLYGRGTADMKGGIAAAICALETLDVAGVEPACDIIFHLVADEERGGALGTKILLDEGLISADACLIPEPTDMQLCIAERGLLQALISVEGRPGHGSRPREGISAIENAARLVLALHAADYGDEEHPLLGRPTANVGTISGGTTFNTVAEACVIGLDRRILPGATQESTEKEIRRLIDTAGVEGLRYRLDVDTFGEASEMPHDDPWVRVVGDSVARAIGSRPETIGMSFTTDARFVRNQAGIPVVVCGPGAVEQAHGNDEYVTVDRLVDATAAFAELYAAFRHKA from the coding sequence GTGAGAGCCCACGTGGACCGCGATCGGGTGGTCGAGTTGACCAGGCTCCTCGTATCGGTCGACACGCGCAACCCGCCCGGCCACGAAGGGCCCATCGAGGACACGGTCCGCGAAGCGCTCGAGCGGTGGCACCCCGAGTGGACCCGACTCGAGCCGACGTCAGGCCGCCTGTCGCTGGTCGCCCGCATCCCGCACAAGCGGGGACCCGGCGGCGACCGCCCCTGCCTCATCGTCAACGGGCATCTCGATGTGGTACCTGTCAACGAATCCGCCTGGTCCACCGACCCGTTCGACCCGCAGGTGAGTGACGGCCGCCTGTACGGCCGTGGCACTGCCGACATGAAAGGCGGTATCGCCGCGGCGATCTGCGCTCTGGAGACCCTGGACGTCGCCGGCGTCGAGCCCGCCTGCGACATCATCTTCCACCTCGTCGCCGACGAGGAGCGCGGTGGCGCCTTGGGAACCAAGATCCTCTTGGATGAAGGCCTGATCAGCGCCGACGCGTGCCTGATCCCCGAGCCCACCGACATGCAGTTGTGCATCGCCGAGCGCGGCCTGCTGCAAGCGCTCATCTCGGTCGAAGGCCGCCCAGGCCACGGCAGCCGGCCGCGTGAGGGGATCTCGGCGATAGAGAACGCCGCGCGCCTGGTTCTGGCGCTGCACGCCGCCGACTACGGCGACGAGGAGCACCCGCTGCTCGGGCGGCCGACCGCCAACGTGGGCACGATCTCCGGCGGGACCACCTTCAACACCGTCGCCGAAGCATGCGTGATCGGCCTCGACAGGCGGATACTTCCCGGCGCCACGCAGGAGAGCACCGAGAAGGAGATCCGGCGCCTGATCGACACCGCCGGCGTCGAGGGTCTTCGCTACCGCCTCGATGTGGACACCTTCGGCGAGGCGAGCGAGATGCCCCACGACGATCCGTGGGTGCGCGTCGTTGGCGATTCGGTCGCTCGCGCGATCGGGTCCAGGCCCGAAACGATCGGGATGAGCTTCACCACCGACGCGAGGTTCGTGAGGAACCAGGCAGGGATCCCGGTGGTCGTCTGCGGGCCCGGCGCCGTCGAGCAGGCGCACGGCAACGACGAGTACGTCACCGTCGACCGCCTCGTCGACGCCACGGCCGCCTTCGCGGAGCTGTACGCCGCCTTCCGTCACAAGGCCTGA
- the meaB gene encoding methylmalonyl Co-A mutase-associated GTPase MeaB, with translation MDTTPARAGAQHDSRLRDPAALFDAARRGDRVATGRLLSLVERGGPVAREVGRITFPSGSDPGHVVGITGAPGAGKSTITDRLITLAREGGAKVGVLAVDPSSPFSGGAILGDRIRMQSHALDEGVFIRSMASRGHQGGLALAAPEAIRVLSAIGMQTVIVETVGVGQVEVEIAGEADTTLVVVNPGWGDAVQASKAGLLEVADVFVVNKADRPGAAETRRDLENMLDMNTVMGEWRPPVILTAASSAGEDSEQGLRTLWSAVLDHKRFLDESGELLRRRERRLLAELERVIRSNLSIRVHDLAYAGRAEPVREALLRRQVDPYEAAEQLMGLAGL, from the coding sequence ATGGACACGACCCCGGCGAGAGCCGGCGCGCAACATGATTCCCGGCTGCGAGACCCGGCTGCGCTCTTCGACGCCGCGCGACGCGGCGACAGGGTGGCGACCGGTCGCCTGCTCTCGCTCGTCGAGCGCGGAGGGCCGGTCGCGCGGGAGGTGGGGCGGATCACGTTCCCTTCCGGGTCAGATCCTGGGCATGTCGTGGGCATCACTGGAGCTCCGGGAGCCGGCAAGTCGACCATCACCGACCGTCTCATCACGCTGGCGCGCGAAGGAGGAGCGAAGGTGGGTGTCCTCGCCGTGGACCCGTCGTCGCCCTTTTCGGGAGGTGCCATCCTCGGCGATCGCATACGGATGCAGAGCCACGCGCTCGACGAAGGTGTGTTCATCCGTTCGATGGCGTCGAGGGGCCACCAGGGAGGTCTGGCCCTGGCGGCCCCCGAGGCGATCCGGGTCCTCTCCGCGATCGGGATGCAGACCGTCATCGTCGAGACCGTCGGCGTCGGACAGGTGGAAGTCGAGATCGCCGGCGAGGCGGACACGACGCTGGTCGTGGTGAACCCCGGTTGGGGCGACGCTGTTCAGGCAAGCAAGGCGGGCCTGCTCGAGGTCGCCGACGTGTTCGTGGTCAACAAGGCCGACCGCCCGGGGGCCGCGGAGACACGGCGCGATCTCGAGAACATGCTCGACATGAACACGGTGATGGGCGAGTGGCGTCCCCCCGTGATCCTGACTGCCGCGTCATCCGCCGGCGAGGACTCGGAGCAGGGTTTGCGCACGCTGTGGTCGGCGGTGCTCGATCACAAACGGTTTCTGGACGAGAGCGGCGAGCTACTGCGTCGCCGCGAGCGCCGCCTGCTCGCAGAGCTCGAACGGGTCATCAGGTCGAACCTCAGCATCCGGGTGCACGACCTGGCATATGCCGGGCGTGCGGAACCGGTGCGTGAGGCGCTCCTCCGCCGGCAGGTCGATCCCTACGAGGCGGCCGAGCAGCTGATGGGCCTGGCGGGGCTCTAG